The following proteins are co-located in the Haliovirga abyssi genome:
- a CDS encoding fibronectin type III domain-containing protein: MNKGKYFRLIIFISMSWTVFSQVNFEILTPLPLSERLTLLKRKLLLVNLLDDTRKYYKADETITINSGKISKPNGEVLLKAGETVRIKGEFKVEKGAYLKVITGNQIAPIHHIKLSDKADGKVKADGLEVEYISFDVYSWEKEQVAPGVPVYVDKTIPYEEIKSRVKIYDILPSGKTINIELPQLYYRTVYPGTHKLYVMIDGVKSNEITIEATALNGLNSLVVKDKTYPTIEIEWNKLNEADEYKITIENNGKIIKQTTNKGVTGYGFYMSEIRDNKEYKVKVQAYNKNKELLKEKEVTFNLELEKPINFKDDGVDGNSIYLSWKKSIYPEGTKYEIEWRESNSTEYKNKKTVKKENILIDNLKLNTNYNVRIRAVYGNISSEYIEKSVKTLSKKLNFRISQMDNVNFEKSNIKLEWENIDESTGYYIYMSTNGIDYKILGSTTDNYYIDNDVSENRWYKIIVRK; this comes from the coding sequence ATGAATAAAGGAAAATATTTTAGGTTAATTATTTTTATCAGTATGTCATGGACGGTATTTTCGCAAGTTAATTTTGAAATATTAACTCCATTACCTCTATCGGAAAGGTTGACTTTATTAAAAAGAAAGTTATTATTAGTAAATCTATTGGACGATACAAGAAAATATTATAAAGCTGATGAGACAATTACCATAAATTCAGGAAAAATAAGCAAACCAAATGGAGAAGTTTTGTTAAAAGCAGGAGAAACAGTGAGAATTAAAGGAGAGTTTAAAGTAGAAAAAGGAGCATATTTAAAAGTAATTACAGGAAATCAAATAGCTCCAATACATCATATTAAGCTGTCTGATAAGGCAGATGGGAAGGTAAAAGCAGATGGATTAGAAGTAGAATATATATCTTTCGATGTATATAGTTGGGAAAAAGAACAAGTTGCTCCAGGAGTTCCTGTATATGTAGATAAGACGATACCTTATGAAGAGATAAAAAGTAGGGTTAAGATATATGATATTTTACCTTCAGGGAAAACAATAAATATAGAACTACCTCAATTATATTATAGGACAGTATATCCAGGTACACATAAATTATATGTGATGATTGATGGAGTAAAAAGTAATGAAATAACTATAGAGGCGACAGCATTGAATGGATTAAATTCGTTAGTAGTAAAAGATAAAACATATCCAACGATAGAGATTGAATGGAATAAATTAAATGAAGCAGATGAGTATAAAATTACCATAGAAAATAATGGAAAAATAATAAAGCAAACTACAAATAAAGGCGTTACAGGATATGGATTTTATATGAGTGAAATTAGAGACAACAAAGAATATAAAGTAAAAGTACAAGCGTATAATAAAAATAAAGAATTATTAAAAGAAAAAGAAGTTACTTTTAATCTTGAACTTGAAAAGCCAATTAACTTTAAAGATGATGGAGTAGATGGAAATTCAATATACTTATCATGGAAAAAAAGTATATATCCAGAGGGTACAAAGTATGAAATAGAATGGAGAGAATCAAATAGTACAGAATATAAAAATAAAAAAACAGTGAAAAAAGAGAATATTCTAATAGATAATCTAAAGTTAAATACAAACTATAACGTTAGAATTAGAGCAGTATATGGAAATATTAGTAGTGAATATATTGAAAAAAGTGTAAAGACATTGTCTAAGAAGTTAAATTTCAGGATAAGTCAAATGGATAATGTTAATTTTGAAAAATCAAATATAAAATTAGAATGGGAAAATATAGATGAAAGTACTGGATATTATATATATATGAGTACAAATGGAATAGATTATAAAATATTAGGAAGTACAACTGATAATTATTATATAGATAATGATGTAAGTGAAAATAGATGGTATAAAATAATAGTAAGAAAATAG
- a CDS encoding RHS repeat domain-containing protein — protein MKKIIIVLGILVLSLISFGKTDNCIKIHYKANQKQLFIQERGTNGWLPKKEMIKSYLYGGYDYTIVKGNKSQFKITDGVGKNEEYYINNSGEYIIENGIVSQMTSSLIQIHYKSNKNNVYIKYSLDGKKWIEKLILMHSSLIYEGYKEITIPANYMEFKIGYETASYKINSAGVYKLENKNLEFVTKVVSSKEKFIALYFQTEKYNVINYNSDNRGWEKKKIVDSKLKQGYKYTIFPYTTSINFYFENTNNIENNKSSNYYIDLPGVYKLDKNFNIEKIDISKNKYENFYSIKSKVKKSIQLEEINKFKNTILLEKISDNIFKVKILNKDLYYINLGKEIFNKAQLLDKDYNLLKEISIKKDEVNGNYRSRNILLMPGEYYIKTINIKNISKIFSEIFNLLTFTQKTYAEEFSVNDNVKLEKVDGWKEVIDYKVEPGEDKNYIHKKIGYNLELGFLTDAKKDISIKFINSTGPSYEKEFKAYKAKNEMYIVKILGVTYREITENNGNIKEINGKNPLEFEVYINGKLQKTYKLDIIGLLSKQKPIIKYPYNNEYNGSLNYLGIGQDNNYIFENRYKYDIDNDNIIDNLKEKNLLLDMGNEVGKYLVKSSEIKKENIVKRIEMSKNVALESSPTVELSKKATIYYLSDWENVYMKVDSDKVPPIKLEKSILYGKIYNKIEIKFEEPLILKFTNNKGDYDKNYEITESGKYIIENGNIKKEIITRGSAENVSNDDNFLNSVANTLTKYKNKADINLVTGDFNYKITDLNLPGKNNLNLKIETIYSTSFYDIEGKFKIGSGWRICFPEIILGYSKFGNNKNKKDILMLSNGSRIEIDNNKLKDHKLNNIKLKKEGNKYYLMNMITGITYVFDNTGKLNFIENRFKDKIIFIYKTNKIIIEDTYKNKIIITNKNNKVTIELPTNKNIEYIKRKGEILTRVDQKNRKTSFDYLKYSIKDEIKREQYQKLLGLLKGNETNVPDDKKEISFSYLNKITENSGKIIKLEYEQFEEKYGRRHDVIYSLCPPPFFYVEDHFELHARKIYYRLKNKIIYKSDDKFKKNEFEFKLIYNYDSQFKNGGYLLAGMKEENYNYDNYDKEKYWFTTTETNSKTNLKTTYLYNWKRLKTNEIKWIDKDKNGQGSDIEKIQCIWYEDYFKDVYPTKVTKSNFYLGKQNNSEIQYYRYYDNGNKKKSVHMDELDYYDRVDKFEYYSTSEGNHFWELPKSIKVGYSGSYDIEKADDSKDLVINKQMDFELTENKKNIGLKIIHNFDADNNPNNIYEKYNYYDDGRLKEISKWDFDRYVAGKESNYKERYEYNDNVNIVTPWNQTYNGYSITKNIYEKDYTGKENIIKSVSNYRKETGNLILLEQLSNNSGDNSKIYKQYDELDRLRYIYNSGDKIFDKEIKYDDTQREIIMEKKAEYANDGIYKVKLKYDIYDNIKEILEYKNNEWNKIKGYEYDEIGRLNSESDAEDNKIIYKYDELNRNTKIIYPKTNNGIIPEKRIKYLDSQYKFNRVKVNIDEEGNHNWNVYDNNDNLQFQCTFSGKKISFEELLTKVNNAEDIIKKLSSNEHISNKEKIDWIAGFRKIKTIINARDVKTIYYYDSLERLIKVEIPTEKIYIKYYYDLLGNIIKILTPKGSIVKQYNKRGELIKEIGKLNSEVLKGINKAEQGKIDEGDLYNIEIKGKTNIYKYDYLGNIIYKKDKKLQEFYYTYDSYNRLQYVYKNKIEEDNKIKEYKYYDDGSIKEVINSLEKESLNYKYYNDGSLKELVYPDGKSVKYEYNKNGNIKKVTDITNKYYKYIYDTRNRLWKIYDNNETDEKIEYQYYMNNKLEKLEEKKDKKTIYSEEYTYDIGNLMTLQGTLNEKKSLDYTYDYDKVGNLTTEINNISNQKNIYMYDGVNRLIRNLKINNGNDSIDRGYTYTTSGNISMEKYKVKVNNNWNETGGLWYNYNEDDELINITKWKGVKSNNNIWECKKEKNSFEYDDNGNLRNKSINGEKTEAYEYNIENRLTKYNDIKRGITGIYKYYPTNQRKSKAVNGLETKFYYSNNKIINDISNGEIKRNLFGLRGIIGREINGKNYSYLKNSHGDTLKLFDSSGTIKNNYEYDKYGKELKIEEDITNPFRYSGEYTDEESGLQYLRARYYSPEIRRFISRDTYNGDIKEPLSLNLYGYSKGNPISYVDPTGNSAEYGFLGTKAGEYASEYWANKYIDTDNSLYLMPLFLSSMWTRDTYDKTALTLLGGYAAQMFLLPTVAAESGELITKDSYAGVKQASKYLQNIGVGREQRINILQSFKEGTINMKTADTATYGLRFHDFGEKAYKSGSYLFPTFTNLTNRYGLALPPNWNLMTGLQQWQVQAGTQIITGKAASQLNYGLQYTGGEMQWWVQRQNLIMP, from the coding sequence ATGAAAAAAATAATAATAGTATTAGGGATTTTAGTTTTAAGTTTAATATCTTTTGGAAAAACAGATAACTGTATAAAGATACATTATAAAGCGAATCAGAAACAATTATTTATTCAAGAAAGAGGAACAAATGGATGGCTGCCTAAGAAAGAGATGATAAAGAGTTATTTATATGGTGGGTATGATTATACAATTGTAAAAGGAAATAAATCTCAATTTAAAATAACTGATGGAGTAGGTAAGAACGAAGAATATTATATAAATAATTCAGGAGAATATATAATAGAAAATGGGATTGTTTCTCAAATGACAAGTTCATTAATACAAATACATTATAAAAGTAATAAAAATAATGTATATATAAAATATAGTTTAGATGGGAAAAAATGGATAGAAAAATTGATTTTAATGCATTCGAGTTTAATATATGAAGGATATAAAGAGATAACAATTCCAGCAAACTATATGGAATTTAAAATAGGTTATGAAACTGCAAGTTATAAAATAAATAGTGCAGGAGTTTATAAACTTGAAAATAAAAATCTTGAATTTGTAACAAAGGTAGTTTCAAGTAAAGAAAAATTTATAGCTCTATATTTTCAAACAGAGAAATATAATGTAATAAATTATAATAGTGATAATAGAGGCTGGGAAAAGAAAAAAATAGTAGATAGTAAATTAAAACAAGGATATAAGTATACTATTTTCCCATATACTACAAGTATAAATTTTTATTTTGAAAATACAAATAATATAGAAAATAATAAAAGCTCTAACTATTATATAGACTTACCAGGAGTATATAAACTTGATAAAAATTTTAATATAGAAAAGATTGATATAAGTAAAAATAAATATGAAAATTTTTATTCTATAAAAAGTAAAGTAAAAAAATCAATTCAATTAGAAGAGATAAATAAATTTAAAAATACAATATTATTAGAAAAAATATCAGATAATATATTTAAAGTGAAAATATTAAATAAAGATCTATATTATATTAACTTAGGAAAAGAAATATTTAATAAAGCTCAATTATTAGATAAAGATTATAATTTATTAAAAGAAATTTCAATAAAAAAAGATGAAGTCAATGGGAACTATAGAAGTAGAAATATTTTATTAATGCCTGGAGAGTATTATATAAAGACAATTAATATTAAAAATATATCAAAGATTTTTTCTGAAATATTTAATTTATTAACATTCACACAAAAAACATATGCAGAAGAATTTTCTGTAAATGATAATGTTAAATTAGAAAAAGTGGATGGCTGGAAAGAAGTTATTGATTATAAGGTAGAACCAGGTGAAGATAAAAATTATATACATAAAAAAATAGGATATAATTTGGAATTAGGATTTTTGACAGATGCAAAAAAAGATATAAGCATAAAATTTATAAATAGTACAGGACCAAGTTATGAAAAAGAATTTAAGGCATATAAGGCAAAAAATGAGATGTATATAGTGAAAATTTTAGGAGTTACTTATAGAGAAATAACAGAAAACAATGGAAATATTAAGGAAATTAATGGAAAAAATCCATTAGAATTTGAAGTTTATATTAATGGCAAATTACAAAAAACTTATAAATTGGATATAATAGGGTTGCTTAGTAAACAAAAACCAATAATAAAATATCCATATAACAATGAGTATAATGGAAGTTTAAATTATTTAGGAATAGGTCAAGATAATAATTATATTTTTGAGAATAGATATAAATATGATATAGATAATGATAACATTATAGATAATTTAAAAGAAAAGAATTTGTTGTTGGATATGGGGAATGAGGTAGGGAAATATCTTGTAAAAAGTTCGGAAATAAAAAAAGAAAACATAGTCAAAAGAATTGAAATGTCAAAAAATGTGGCGTTAGAAAGTAGTCCCACAGTAGAATTAAGTAAAAAAGCAACAATTTATTATTTAAGTGATTGGGAAAACGTATATATGAAAGTAGATAGTGATAAAGTTCCACCAATAAAATTAGAAAAAAGTATATTATATGGAAAAATATATAATAAAATAGAAATAAAATTTGAAGAACCTTTAATTTTAAAATTTACAAACAATAAAGGAGATTATGATAAAAATTATGAGATAACAGAAAGTGGAAAATACATAATTGAAAATGGAAATATAAAAAAAGAAATAATTACAAGAGGAAGTGCAGAAAATGTAAGTAATGATGATAATTTTTTAAATTCTGTCGCTAACACGCTAACTAAGTACAAAAATAAAGCAGATATTAATTTAGTTACAGGAGACTTTAACTATAAAATAACTGATTTAAATTTACCTGGAAAAAATAATTTGAATTTAAAAATTGAAACAATATATAGTACAAGTTTTTATGATATAGAAGGAAAATTTAAGATAGGTTCTGGTTGGAGAATATGTTTTCCAGAAATTATATTAGGATATTCAAAATTTGGAAATAATAAAAATAAAAAAGATATATTAATGTTATCTAATGGTAGTAGAATTGAAATTGATAATAATAAATTAAAAGATCATAAATTAAATAATATAAAATTAAAAAAAGAAGGAAATAAATATTATTTAATGAATATGATAACAGGAATAACTTATGTTTTTGATAATACAGGGAAATTAAATTTTATAGAGAATAGGTTTAAGGATAAAATTATTTTTATTTACAAAACTAATAAAATAATAATAGAAGATACTTATAAAAATAAAATTATAATTACCAATAAAAACAATAAAGTAACTATTGAATTGCCAACAAATAAAAATATAGAATATATTAAAAGAAAGGGGGAAATTTTAACAAGAGTAGATCAAAAAAATAGAAAAACAAGTTTTGATTACCTTAAGTATTCAATAAAAGATGAGATTAAGAGAGAACAATACCAAAAATTGTTAGGATTACTAAAAGGAAATGAAACAAATGTACCAGATGATAAAAAAGAGATTTCTTTTTCATATTTAAATAAAATAACAGAAAATAGTGGTAAAATAATAAAATTAGAATATGAGCAGTTTGAAGAAAAATATGGGAGACGACATGATGTTATTTATTCATTATGTCCACCACCATTCTTTTATGTTGAAGATCATTTTGAGCTTCATGCTCGAAAAATATATTATAGATTAAAAAATAAAATAATATATAAGAGTGATGACAAATTCAAAAAAAATGAATTTGAATTTAAATTAATTTACAATTATGATTCTCAATTTAAAAATGGCGGATATTTATTGGCTGGAATGAAAGAGGAGAATTATAACTATGATAATTATGATAAAGAAAAATATTGGTTTACAACAACAGAAACAAATTCAAAAACGAATTTAAAAACTACATATTTATATAATTGGAAAAGACTAAAAACAAATGAAATAAAATGGATAGATAAAGATAAAAATGGACAAGGAAGTGATATTGAAAAAATACAGTGTATATGGTATGAAGATTATTTCAAAGATGTATATCCAACAAAAGTAACAAAATCAAATTTTTATTTAGGCAAACAAAACAATTCAGAAATCCAATATTATAGATATTATGATAATGGAAATAAAAAAAAATCTGTTCATATGGATGAATTGGATTATTATGATAGAGTTGATAAATTTGAATATTACAGTACATCAGAAGGGAATCATTTCTGGGAACTGCCTAAATCTATAAAAGTAGGCTATAGTGGATCATATGATATAGAAAAAGCAGATGATAGTAAAGATTTAGTAATTAATAAACAGATGGACTTTGAGCTTACAGAAAACAAAAAGAACATAGGACTAAAAATCATACATAATTTTGATGCAGATAATAATCCGAATAATATTTATGAAAAATATAATTATTATGACGATGGAAGATTAAAAGAGATTAGCAAATGGGATTTTGATAGATATGTTGCTGGAAAAGAAAGTAATTATAAAGAAAGATATGAATATAATGATAATGTAAATATAGTAACTCCTTGGAATCAAACATATAATGGGTATAGTATAACAAAAAATATCTATGAAAAAGATTATACAGGCAAAGAGAATATAATAAAGAGTGTTTCTAACTATAGAAAAGAAACAGGAAATTTAATTCTATTAGAACAATTATCAAATAATTCTGGAGATAATAGTAAGATATATAAACAATATGATGAATTAGATAGATTAAGATATATTTATAATTCAGGTGATAAGATTTTTGACAAAGAGATAAAATATGATGATACACAAAGAGAAATAATAATGGAAAAGAAAGCAGAATATGCTAATGATGGAATATATAAAGTAAAGTTAAAATATGATATATATGATAATATAAAAGAAATTTTGGAATATAAGAATAACGAATGGAATAAAATAAAAGGATATGAATATGATGAAATAGGAAGATTAAATTCAGAGTCAGATGCAGAAGATAACAAAATTATCTATAAATACGACGAACTAAATAGGAATACAAAAATAATATATCCCAAAACAAATAATGGAATTATTCCAGAAAAAAGAATAAAATATTTGGATAGCCAATATAAGTTTAACAGGGTAAAAGTGAATATAGATGAAGAAGGAAATCATAATTGGAATGTTTACGATAATAATGATAATTTGCAATTTCAATGTACATTTAGTGGGAAGAAAATATCATTTGAAGAATTATTAACAAAAGTAAATAATGCAGAAGATATAATAAAAAAATTATCTTCAAATGAACATATATCAAATAAAGAAAAAATAGATTGGATAGCTGGATTTAGAAAAATAAAAACGATAATAAATGCTAGAGATGTTAAAACTATATATTATTATGATTCGTTAGAAAGATTAATAAAAGTAGAAATTCCAACAGAAAAAATATATATAAAATACTATTATGATTTACTTGGAAATATAATCAAAATATTAACTCCAAAGGGGAGTATAGTAAAGCAATATAATAAAAGAGGAGAATTAATAAAAGAAATAGGAAAACTAAATTCAGAAGTTTTGAAAGGTATAAATAAAGCAGAACAAGGGAAAATAGATGAAGGTGATTTATATAATATAGAAATAAAAGGTAAAACAAATATTTATAAGTACGATTATTTGGGGAATATAATCTATAAAAAAGACAAGAAATTACAAGAATTCTATTATACATATGATAGTTATAATAGATTGCAATATGTTTATAAAAATAAAATAGAAGAAGATAATAAAATAAAAGAATATAAATATTATGATGATGGTTCAATAAAAGAGGTTATTAACTCATTAGAGAAAGAATCATTAAATTATAAATATTATAATGATGGTAGCTTAAAAGAGTTAGTATATCCAGATGGAAAAAGCGTAAAGTATGAGTACAATAAAAATGGAAACATAAAAAAAGTTACTGATATAACCAATAAATATTATAAATATATATATGATACTAGAAATAGATTATGGAAAATATATGATAATAATGAAACGGATGAAAAAATAGAATATCAATATTACATGAATAATAAATTAGAAAAGTTAGAAGAAAAAAAAGATAAAAAAACTATATATTCTGAAGAATATACATATGATATTGGAAATTTAATGACTTTACAAGGGACTTTAAATGAAAAGAAGAGTTTAGATTATACTTATGATTATGATAAAGTAGGAAATTTAACAACTGAAATCAATAATATATCTAATCAAAAAAACATATATATGTATGATGGAGTGAATAGACTTATTAGAAACTTAAAAATTAATAATGGGAATGATAGTATTGATAGGGGCTATACATATACAACTTCGGGAAATATAAGTATGGAAAAATATAAAGTAAAAGTTAATAATAACTGGAATGAAACAGGCGGTTTGTGGTATAATTATAACGAAGATGATGAGTTGATAAATATAACAAAATGGAAAGGAGTAAAATCAAATAATAATATATGGGAATGTAAAAAAGAAAAAAATTCATTTGAATATGACGATAATGGAAATCTGCGAAATAAGTCAATAAATGGAGAAAAAACAGAAGCTTATGAATATAATATAGAAAATAGGCTTACAAAATATAATGATATAAAAAGAGGAATAACGGGAATATATAAATATTATCCAACAAATCAAAGGAAGTCAAAAGCAGTAAATGGATTAGAAACAAAATTTTATTATTCAAATAATAAAATTATAAATGACATATCAAATGGAGAAATAAAAAGAAATTTATTTGGATTAAGAGGAATAATAGGAAGAGAAATAAATGGGAAAAACTATAGTTATTTGAAAAATAGTCATGGAGATACACTAAAACTATTTGATTCGTCAGGAACAATAAAAAATAATTATGAATATGATAAGTATGGGAAAGAGCTTAAAATAGAAGAAGACATAACAAATCCATTTAGATATTCAGGAGAATATACAGATGAAGAGAGTGGATTGCAGTATCTAAGAGCTAGATATTATAGCCCGGAGATAAGACGATTTATAAGTCGTGATACATATAATGGAGATATTAAGGAGCCGCTTAGTTTGAACTTATATGGCTACTCAAAAGGGAATCCGATTAGTTATGTGGATCCGACCGGAAATAGTGCAGAATATGGATTTTTGGGGACAAAAGCAGGAGAATATGCTAGTGAATATTGGGCAAATAAATATATTGATACAGATAATAGCTTGTATTTAATGCCGTTGTTTTTATCTTCGATGTGGACAAGAGATACTTATGATAAAACGGCATTAACTTTACTTGGGGGATATGCTGCTCAAATGTTTTTATTACCTACAGTAGCAGCAGAAAGTGGTGAATTAATAACTAAGGATTCCTACGCAGGGGTAAAACAAGCTTCAAAATATCTACAAAATATTGGAGTTGGCAGAGAACAAAGAATTAATATATTGCAATCTTTTAAAGAAGGAACAATTAATATGAAAACTGCAGATACAGCTACTTATGGATTGAGGTTTCATGATTTTGGGGAAAAAGCTTATAAATCAGGATCATATTTATTTCCTACTTTTACAAATTTAACAAATAGATATGGTTTAGCTCTTCCTCCAAATTGGAA